From Selenomonas ruminantium AC2024, a single genomic window includes:
- the fliD gene encoding flagellar filament capping protein FliD: MSTISAMTRDTYTMYKMAQGDTQATTTAQKEASKAEESSSAQSKSYATAAANVSKLSNLVGSFDSAHGSKKTNAAQDSIASLWSGYTNSYSSGLANLSALSGVSSSAAGLVNSYNEAKSTFDTQFKAYMGDLEKSAKTVKNMSYEFSADDIKEAEDGSKTYSDGLKAAIGNVKQLVSDYNDALDLTSDYSSVGKRMESLHKSFADTTYRADTYNQLGITVDSKTGKMSVDEDKLAKALTENGDRVKNALGANGLAGKTEQHLAQANSQSDKLFPSLQSMFGNSIKTASAYTNPQVLNATVQYGMIGNLFSSMF; this comes from the coding sequence ATGTCTACCATTTCGGCAATGACCAGGGATACGTACACGATGTACAAGATGGCCCAGGGCGACACGCAGGCCACCACCACGGCACAGAAGGAAGCCAGCAAGGCAGAGGAATCTTCTTCTGCCCAGAGCAAGAGCTATGCCACGGCGGCGGCCAATGTCAGCAAGCTGAGCAATTTAGTCGGCTCTTTTGATTCGGCTCATGGCAGCAAAAAGACAAATGCCGCCCAGGATTCCATCGCCAGCCTTTGGTCCGGTTACACCAATTCGTACTCCAGCGGGCTCGCCAACCTCAGTGCCCTTTCCGGGGTATCTTCCAGCGCGGCAGGACTTGTAAACTCCTACAACGAAGCCAAGTCCACCTTTGACACCCAGTTCAAGGCCTATATGGGCGATTTAGAAAAATCGGCCAAGACCGTCAAGAACATGAGTTACGAATTCAGTGCGGACGACATCAAAGAAGCCGAGGACGGCAGCAAGACTTACAGCGATGGCCTAAAAGCCGCCATCGGCAATGTCAAACAGCTGGTCTCCGACTACAACGATGCCTTAGACCTCACCAGCGATTACAGCAGTGTGGGAAAGAGAATGGAATCGCTCCATAAGTCTTTCGCCGACACCACATATCGGGCTGACACTTATAATCAGCTTGGTATCACGGTGGACAGCAAGACGGGCAAGATGAGTGTCGATGAAGACAAACTGGCCAAAGCCCTCACCGAAAACGGTGACCGGGTGAAAAACGCCCTGGGTGCTAACGGTCTGGCTGGCAAAACGGAGCAGCATCTCGCGCAAGCCAACAGCCAGAGCGATAAGCTGTTCCCCTCTTTACAGAGCATGTTCGGCAATTCCATCAAGACCGCCTCGGCCTACACAAACCCACAGGTGCTGAACGCCACCGTTCAGTACGGTATGATTGGGAATCTCTTCAGCTCAATGTTCTAA
- a CDS encoding S1C family serine protease — protein MNKKKTSLMVAAMLAVSAITFSGCSAGTAADNSTSVSESAQGSQKANADVKLSDARNTPAVRAAKMVGPAVVGITNKAVVRDWFNNPVETQGVGSGVIFREDGYIVTNNHVVSGAKEIIVSLSDGRSLKGKLIGADELTDLAVVKVDGKDLPTAKFGDSDQIVVGEPAIAIGNPMGLEFRGSVTSGVVSAVNRTLDISDKLVKLIQTDAAINPGNSGGALVNADGEVIGINSAKLAASGVEGMGFAIPTNTVQNIIDEIMNKGYVARPYLGVSVFDPQTAGRYGYQLNIDKGVYIFQLTLNGPCGKAGLQRGDIILKVNDEEVNSVSDLRAKVAAHKVGDTVKVTFDRNGASRNVDVVLEEMPQDNR, from the coding sequence ATGAATAAGAAGAAAACTTCACTGATGGTTGCTGCTATGCTGGCTGTGTCGGCCATTACTTTTTCCGGCTGTTCGGCAGGAACGGCGGCGGATAACAGCACCAGTGTCAGCGAATCTGCGCAGGGTTCCCAGAAGGCAAATGCTGATGTAAAACTTTCCGATGCTAGAAATACCCCGGCAGTGCGGGCAGCCAAGATGGTGGGGCCTGCTGTAGTAGGTATTACCAATAAAGCTGTGGTTCGGGATTGGTTCAATAATCCGGTGGAGACCCAGGGCGTTGGCTCTGGCGTTATCTTCCGTGAGGATGGCTACATCGTGACCAATAACCATGTGGTCAGCGGCGCGAAGGAAATCATTGTGTCCCTGTCCGATGGCCGCAGCCTCAAGGGCAAGCTGATTGGCGCTGACGAACTGACGGATTTAGCTGTGGTGAAAGTGGATGGCAAGGATCTGCCCACGGCAAAATTTGGCGATTCGGATCAGATTGTTGTCGGGGAACCGGCTATTGCCATCGGCAACCCCATGGGTCTGGAATTCCGGGGCAGTGTCACCAGCGGTGTGGTGAGTGCCGTTAACCGCACGTTGGATATCAGCGACAAGCTGGTGAAACTGATCCAGACGGATGCAGCCATTAACCCCGGCAACTCCGGCGGTGCGCTTGTGAATGCAGATGGGGAAGTCATCGGCATCAACAGCGCCAAGCTGGCTGCCAGCGGCGTTGAGGGTATGGGCTTTGCCATTCCCACCAATACGGTGCAGAACATTATTGATGAGATTATGAACAAGGGCTATGTTGCTCGTCCCTATCTCGGGGTGTCCGTATTTGACCCCCAGACGGCTGGCCGCTATGGCTATCAGCTGAATATTGACAAGGGTGTTTACATCTTCCAGCTGACCCTCAATGGCCCCTGTGGCAAAGCTGGCCTCCAGCGTGGCGACATCATTCTGAAGGTCAATGATGAAGAGGTAAACAGCGTATCCGACCTGCGGGCCAAAGTGGCTGCGCATAAGGTAGGCGATACGGTGAAAGTCACCTTTGACCGCAATGGTGCCAGCCGCAATGTGGATGTGGTGCTCGAAGAAATGCCGCAGGATAACCGCTGA
- the pyk gene encoding pyruvate kinase translates to MLKKTKIVCTQGPSTEKPGVIDALIANGMNCARFNFSHGDHAEHLGRINMVREAAKKAGKVISLILDTKGPEMRLGEFKDGKVMLEKGNKFTLTYDDEPGDETHVSVNHKGLYTEVKPGDTLLLSDGLVALKVDEIKGKDIVTTIQNSGKMSTRKRVAAPGVPLGLPPISEQDAKDIIFGCEQDMDFVAASFIQRPDDVIAIRKLIEEHNGHMEILPKIENLEGVKNFDAILEVSDGIMVARGDLGVEVPAEDVPLIQKEIIRKCNAAGKPVIVATQMLDSMERNPRPTRAEVSDVGNAILDGTDAIMLSGETASGDYPVEAVSTMNRIAQRMESSLEYKELYVERGLQHMESRTRAIAHATVQMAYELDAPAIITPTESGYTTKVVSKYRPKAAIVAYTPSEKVLRQLNLRWGVYPVLGTQWSDVDEMISNATAAAVKEDLVQRGDLTIITSGVKAGKGNSSSVRVYNI, encoded by the coding sequence ATGTTAAAAAAGACGAAAATCGTTTGCACGCAGGGTCCGTCCACAGAGAAACCGGGCGTAATTGATGCACTGATTGCCAATGGCATGAACTGCGCACGCTTCAACTTCTCCCATGGTGACCACGCAGAACATCTTGGCCGTATCAATATGGTTCGTGAAGCTGCCAAGAAGGCTGGCAAGGTTATCTCTTTAATCCTCGATACCAAAGGTCCGGAAATGCGTCTGGGCGAGTTCAAAGATGGCAAAGTTATGCTCGAAAAGGGCAACAAGTTCACTTTGACCTATGACGATGAACCGGGTGATGAAACTCATGTTTCCGTAAACCACAAAGGTCTCTACACGGAAGTTAAGCCGGGCGATACCCTGCTCCTCTCCGATGGCCTCGTAGCCCTCAAAGTCGATGAAATCAAGGGCAAGGATATCGTTACGACCATCCAGAACAGCGGTAAGATGAGCACGCGCAAGCGCGTAGCTGCTCCGGGCGTACCCCTTGGTCTGCCTCCTATCTCCGAACAGGATGCTAAGGACATCATCTTTGGCTGCGAACAGGACATGGATTTTGTAGCTGCTTCCTTCATCCAGCGTCCGGATGATGTTATCGCCATCCGCAAGCTCATCGAAGAGCACAATGGCCACATGGAAATTCTGCCGAAGATCGAAAACCTCGAAGGTGTTAAGAACTTCGATGCTATCCTGGAAGTTTCCGACGGCATCATGGTTGCCCGTGGTGACCTGGGCGTAGAAGTTCCGGCAGAAGATGTGCCCCTTATTCAGAAGGAAATCATCCGCAAGTGCAACGCTGCTGGCAAGCCGGTTATCGTTGCTACGCAGATGCTCGACTCCATGGAACGCAACCCGCGTCCGACCCGTGCAGAAGTTTCTGACGTTGGTAACGCCATCCTCGATGGTACGGATGCCATCATGCTGTCCGGCGAAACGGCTTCCGGTGACTATCCGGTAGAAGCAGTTTCCACGATGAACCGCATTGCACAGCGCATGGAAAGCTCCCTTGAATACAAGGAACTCTATGTAGAACGTGGTCTGCAGCATATGGAATCCCGTACGCGTGCTATCGCTCATGCTACGGTTCAGATGGCTTACGAGCTCGATGCTCCGGCTATCATCACGCCGACCGAATCCGGTTACACGACGAAGGTCGTTTCCAAGTATCGTCCGAAGGCTGCTATCGTAGCTTACACGCCGAGCGAAAAAGTTCTGCGTCAGCTGAACCTGCGTTGGGGCGTATATCCGGTACTCGGCACCCAGTGGAGCGATGTGGATGAAATGATCAGCAATGCAACGGCTGCTGCTGTTAAGGAAGACCTCGTACAGCGCGGCGACCTCACCATCATCACCTCCGGTGTGAAGGCTGGCAAGGGTAACTCCAGCTCCGTACGCGTGTACAACATCTAA
- a CDS encoding MBL fold metallo-hydrolase, producing the protein MQVRILASGSKGNAVFVEMDGTRLLLDAGISATKIKKGLLGIGVEPSSLDGVLITHEHRDHVAGLPTLCKWYHLPIFTRPGTIEHMKERAAIPAECFCPIGEAFAINGLNIESFNISHDAAEPVGYRLKGRKNVTLATDLGFVTSSVQAAIEGADVLILESNHDPEVLKQGSYPWPLKRRILSNRGHLANSDAAWALIRMQKRPEKVFLAHLSEENNRPELAENTVLGILERQGVNIDLTVASQTEMVSWYLN; encoded by the coding sequence ATGCAGGTTAGGATTCTGGCCAGTGGCAGCAAAGGGAATGCCGTCTTTGTGGAAATGGATGGCACAAGGCTTTTGCTCGACGCTGGCATCAGCGCCACGAAAATTAAAAAAGGATTGCTGGGGATTGGTGTAGAGCCTTCCTCTTTGGATGGTGTGCTCATCACCCATGAACACCGTGACCATGTGGCGGGGCTGCCTACTTTGTGCAAATGGTATCACCTGCCCATCTTCACCCGTCCGGGCACGATTGAACATATGAAAGAGCGGGCGGCGATTCCGGCGGAGTGCTTCTGCCCCATTGGTGAAGCGTTTGCCATCAATGGGCTGAACATTGAGAGCTTTAACATCTCCCATGATGCGGCAGAACCTGTGGGCTACCGCTTGAAAGGGCGCAAGAACGTGACTTTGGCCACGGATTTGGGTTTTGTGACGTCCAGTGTGCAGGCTGCCATTGAAGGGGCGGACGTATTGATTTTGGAATCCAATCACGACCCGGAGGTTTTGAAACAGGGCAGTTATCCTTGGCCGCTTAAACGGCGTATCCTGTCCAACCGGGGGCATCTGGCCAATTCGGATGCAGCTTGGGCGCTTATCCGTATGCAGAAACGGCCGGAGAAGGTTTTTCTGGCGCATCTGTCCGAGGAAAACAATCGCCCGGAACTGGCAGAGAATACGGTGCTGGGAATTTTGGAGCGTCAGGGTGTCAATATTGATTTAACAGTGGCCAGCCAAACTGAAATGGTGAGCTGGTACTTGAATTGA
- a CDS encoding helix-hairpin-helix domain-containing protein produces the protein MGTVQKVLWWIFWYAIVWFGFACLIAGVSEMELPMLIKAILFFALFIFPGWYATRKVKQKALKKEMEQRTRNFTPQSKPASQPLPPVSDLSPQITPQPIAKTISFETGSNQQAQSSATAVEPELPSLNAATVEDLTKLSAINRILAMQIISQKEKGGDYLSFEDLFARVQLSSQAQEELRRNFSIVSAGNGRFIDF, from the coding sequence ATGGGAACTGTGCAAAAAGTTTTGTGGTGGATTTTTTGGTATGCTATTGTTTGGTTTGGCTTTGCCTGCTTAATTGCAGGGGTAAGCGAAATGGAACTCCCAATGCTGATAAAGGCAATATTGTTCTTTGCTTTGTTTATTTTTCCCGGTTGGTATGCAACCAGGAAAGTAAAGCAAAAGGCATTGAAAAAGGAAATGGAACAGCGGACGAGAAATTTTACGCCTCAGTCGAAGCCTGCATCGCAACCGTTACCTCCTGTATCAGACCTATCACCGCAAATTACGCCGCAGCCGATAGCAAAAACAATTAGTTTTGAAACAGGCAGCAATCAGCAGGCGCAAAGTAGTGCCACAGCAGTGGAACCGGAATTACCTAGTCTTAATGCCGCCACGGTGGAGGATTTGACGAAACTATCTGCTATCAATCGTATATTGGCGATGCAAATTATTTCTCAAAAGGAAAAAGGGGGAGATTACCTATCTTTTGAGGATTTGTTTGCTAGAGTACAGCTTTCTTCACAGGCGCAGGAGGAATTGCGTAGGAATTTTTCAATTGTATCTGCGGGGAATGGCCGATTTATTGATTTCTAG
- a CDS encoding DUF2997 domain-containing protein has protein sequence MATMQIRIYPDGRVQGEIDGIKGKKCTDYIGIIEELTDSRTWQSNFTEEFYETEEVHTHQEQRDYEDDVVRTGQRNEW, from the coding sequence ATGGCTACTATGCAAATCCGAATTTACCCTGATGGCAGGGTACAAGGGGAAATTGACGGCATTAAGGGAAAGAAATGTACGGATTATATCGGCATTATCGAAGAACTTACTGACAGCCGTACATGGCAGTCTAATTTTACCGAAGAATTTTATGAAACGGAAGAAGTTCATACTCATCAAGAGCAGAGGGACTATGAGGATGATGTAGTAAGGACGGGGCAGAGAAATGAGTGGTAA
- a CDS encoding DUF4234 domain-containing protein: MSKYCAKCNKDYGEGTKFCPECGGQLSEKAGFIDLEDGDKMKSGLQAAPSSPGPTYAPVNATYQQQPLSESVGVGYKPPMEKYGFISMILLSIITLGIYGIYWINKFSKTTNYFTGREVTATGGKLILYIFITLGIYGIYWYYEQVVALNEAKDMRNMPGSRHSPAVCIILCLFGLGIIPCYWMISDANELIDFENWKNKH, translated from the coding sequence ATGTCGAAGTATTGCGCCAAATGTAACAAAGATTATGGTGAGGGCACAAAGTTTTGTCCGGAGTGTGGAGGACAGCTTTCAGAAAAGGCCGGCTTTATTGATTTGGAGGATGGTGACAAGATGAAATCCGGATTGCAAGCAGCACCTTCATCGCCAGGGCCTACTTATGCACCAGTTAATGCTACATATCAGCAACAACCGTTGAGTGAGAGTGTGGGGGTAGGATATAAACCACCCATGGAAAAATATGGTTTTATATCCATGATATTGCTTAGTATTATTACATTAGGGATATATGGTATTTACTGGATAAATAAATTTTCCAAGACTACAAATTACTTTACAGGCAGAGAGGTCACGGCTACTGGGGGGAAATTGATTTTGTATATCTTTATAACTTTGGGGATATACGGAATTTACTGGTATTACGAACAGGTTGTTGCGCTTAATGAAGCGAAGGATATGCGTAATATGCCTGGTAGTAGACACTCTCCTGCCGTTTGTATTATACTCTGCTTGTTTGGATTGGGAATTATCCCTTGCTATTGGATGATATCAGATGCAAATGAACTGATTGATTTTGAAAATTGGAAGAATAAACATTGA
- a CDS encoding ComEA family DNA-binding protein — MKISINTAEKQDLLLLPGINLSEAEAIMRERDRNTGFATTDEFMIYVAKLDVPPHLYKAIENRIEVTSVRSGAARVIDF, encoded by the coding sequence TTGAAGATTTCCATTAACACGGCAGAGAAGCAAGACCTTCTGCTGTTACCAGGGATAAATTTGAGTGAAGCGGAGGCTATAATGCGGGAACGGGATAGAAACACTGGCTTTGCCACTACAGATGAATTTATGATATATGTAGCAAAACTGGATGTGCCGCCACATTTATATAAGGCAATTGAAAATCGGATTGAGGTTACTTCTGTAAGGTCAGGAGCTGCCCGCGTCATTGATTTTTAG
- the rlmH gene encoding 23S rRNA (pseudouridine(1915)-N(3))-methyltransferase RlmH produces MKITIVCAGKIKEKYLSAGIAEFMKRLKPFAQVEIREIHEEKMPDSPSDAEREQVLTREGEKLLKLVPEGSYLFVLDVFGKEKSSEELAASIDKLGLSGRSNITFLIGGAFGLSSEVRKAADELLSFSRMTFTHQMVRLLLVEQIYRAFKINRGEKYHW; encoded by the coding sequence ATGAAGATTACGATTGTCTGTGCAGGCAAAATCAAGGAGAAGTATCTCTCGGCGGGGATTGCTGAATTCATGAAGCGTCTGAAGCCTTTTGCTCAGGTGGAAATCCGGGAGATTCACGAGGAGAAGATGCCGGATTCGCCGTCTGATGCGGAAAGGGAACAGGTGCTGACCCGGGAGGGAGAAAAACTCCTGAAGCTGGTACCGGAGGGCAGTTATCTCTTTGTGCTGGATGTATTCGGCAAGGAAAAATCCTCGGAGGAATTGGCGGCCTCAATCGACAAGCTGGGCCTTTCCGGCCGCAGCAATATCACCTTTTTGATTGGCGGGGCCTTTGGCCTTTCCAGCGAGGTGCGCAAGGCTGCAGATGAGCTCTTGAGCTTTTCGCGAATGACCTTTACCCATCAGATGGTGAGGCTCCTGCTTGTGGAACAAATTTACCGCGCCTTTAAGATTAACCGCGGGGAAAAATATCATTGGTAA
- a CDS encoding 4Fe-4S single cluster domain-containing protein, translating into MSGKLRLYHFIPATKTEGPGLRAGIWVQGCPHHCHGCVAQDTWDFTAGYSEQVDSLVGRILSVSKLDGITIAGGEPFCQAGSLAELVRKVKAKKPHFTVICFTGWTLDALLKQRSADVGRLLAEVDLLLDGPYVEALASTDRPLVGSSNQEFHFLTPRLLFWKETWGEVNNKLEIRIAPDGRIVANGLIPGDVLIEIVKEIQK; encoded by the coding sequence ATGAGTGGTAAGCTGCGGCTCTATCACTTTATCCCTGCAACCAAAACGGAAGGACCTGGCTTACGGGCTGGAATTTGGGTCCAGGGGTGCCCGCATCATTGCCATGGTTGTGTCGCACAAGATACCTGGGACTTTACGGCAGGATATAGTGAGCAGGTGGATAGTTTGGTCGGTAGGATTCTATCTGTGTCGAAGCTGGATGGGATAACTATTGCTGGAGGTGAACCTTTTTGTCAGGCCGGTTCATTGGCTGAGTTGGTGAGGAAAGTCAAGGCGAAAAAGCCTCATTTTACAGTTATTTGTTTTACTGGCTGGACGCTGGATGCGTTGCTCAAGCAGCGGTCAGCGGATGTGGGGCGGTTATTAGCTGAGGTAGATCTTTTACTAGATGGCCCTTATGTAGAGGCGTTAGCCAGCACTGACAGGCCATTGGTGGGCTCATCTAATCAAGAGTTTCATTTTCTTACGCCAAGGTTGTTGTTTTGGAAAGAGACATGGGGGGAGGTGAACAATAAGTTGGAAATCCGCATTGCTCCGGATGGCCGTATTGTTGCGAATGGACTGATACCAGGGGATGTGCTGATAGAAATTGTTAAAGAGATACAAAAATAG
- a CDS encoding 5-bromo-4-chloroindolyl phosphate hydrolysis family protein translates to MRNIYGLLALLLGSGGIYTILNDYSPAVCLLLMLGMGISVYKGQLPQQEVRKLDLSQLAAEQADTALADWEKARGDYQRIEEARRKIRDSQLSRQLGLMQQESARLLNYVEKHPERIAAAGRFIHYYQDRAASLSEQYSELEETKLETEQVRQVKARLKETIVSFDEAYSAEFTKIINSQLLDMDAELTVMQQSLEAEGISNNQQGSTAEAVELNAAKAPQATGIGRKKRPRRGAVTKVGGQETAPFKEKITTPDNLRSSVLFQKVIMSGLAIVLGTFGVHKFFQGKTKWGMAYLFLFWTMIPTLVSIVEGIRYLFMPVDDFYNQYYR, encoded by the coding sequence ATGCGGAATATATATGGACTACTGGCTTTGCTTTTGGGGAGCGGCGGAATTTATACGATTCTGAATGATTACAGCCCTGCGGTGTGCTTGCTGTTAATGCTCGGGATGGGTATTAGCGTTTACAAAGGGCAGCTGCCGCAGCAGGAAGTGCGGAAGCTGGATCTCAGCCAACTGGCAGCGGAGCAGGCAGATACGGCTCTGGCGGATTGGGAGAAGGCCAGGGGGGATTATCAGCGGATTGAAGAGGCTCGGCGCAAGATTCGGGATAGCCAGCTCAGCCGGCAATTAGGTCTTATGCAGCAGGAGTCGGCCCGGCTGCTTAACTATGTGGAAAAACACCCAGAGCGGATTGCAGCAGCTGGCCGTTTTATTCACTACTATCAGGACAGGGCGGCCAGCCTCAGTGAGCAGTACAGCGAGCTGGAGGAAACCAAACTGGAAACGGAGCAGGTGCGTCAGGTCAAAGCCAGGCTGAAAGAGACCATCGTGAGCTTTGACGAAGCCTATAGCGCCGAGTTTACCAAGATTATCAACAGCCAGCTGCTGGATATGGATGCGGAGCTTACAGTGATGCAGCAGTCACTGGAGGCTGAGGGTATCAGCAATAATCAACAGGGAAGCACCGCAGAGGCGGTGGAGCTGAATGCTGCCAAAGCGCCGCAGGCTACAGGGATTGGCCGCAAGAAGCGTCCGCGCCGGGGAGCAGTTACCAAAGTGGGCGGGCAGGAAACAGCCCCCTTCAAGGAGAAAATAACTACACCGGACAATTTGCGCAGCTCGGTGCTGTTTCAGAAGGTCATTATGAGTGGTCTGGCCATTGTTTTGGGAACCTTTGGCGTCCATAAGTTCTTTCAGGGCAAGACCAAGTGGGGCATGGCCTATTTGTTTTTGTTCTGGACGATGATACCAACCTTGGTTTCCATCGTGGAAGGTATTCGCTATTTATTTATGCCAGTAGATGACTTTTATAATCAGTATTATCGGTAA
- a CDS encoding AAA family ATPase translates to MMEQRNSIEKHLADLCRARFPMIYLPTWEEERALKTIFRIGTDTAFIKTARDIFVWRITTGIERIEVETDITAGGKPEKDTSDPMKALDFIQKYNKPAMLILLDFHVYFDSRKPEAKVIRKVRDTVNMLKGGMVPKNVILLSPRLILPNELQKDITIVDFDLPDYRDIKQSLKRIINDNRGNTKIRFDLDENSSEELARAAQGLTLQEAENAFARAIVERGCLDKDSRDIIVEEKRQIIKKTGVLEYIQSDLNLDDVGGLGNLKKWLLKRNNSWQARAAKYSLPAPKGVLITGVPGCGKSLTAKAISAMWKLPLLRMDVGKIFSGIVGSSEENMRNAIKTAEAAAPSILWIDEIEKGFSGVSGSGDSGTSTRVFGTFLTWMQEKKEPVFVVATANNIHALPSEMMRKGRFDEIFFVDLPTAAERKAIFKVHLMRRLKDKDVRGSFDWDETALNHLADETEGFVGAEIENAVTSGLFEAFCENRAIRMEDFDKAITNTVPLVVTQAEQISAIRAWANVRAVAATAPEDRQDYVRDNSAAGNGNGEPEKKEDVFQQRGGRTIDI, encoded by the coding sequence ATGATGGAACAACGGAATTCGATTGAAAAACATTTGGCAGACCTTTGCCGGGCAAGGTTCCCTATGATATATTTGCCGACTTGGGAAGAAGAACGTGCGCTCAAGACCATTTTCCGCATAGGGACAGATACGGCCTTTATCAAAACGGCGCGGGATATCTTTGTATGGCGTATCACCACAGGTATAGAACGCATCGAGGTTGAGACTGATATTACAGCGGGGGGGAAGCCGGAGAAGGATACATCAGATCCAATGAAGGCATTGGATTTTATTCAGAAGTATAATAAGCCTGCTATGTTGATTCTGCTAGATTTTCATGTTTATTTTGACAGCCGTAAGCCGGAAGCCAAGGTGATTCGTAAGGTGCGGGATACGGTGAATATGTTGAAGGGTGGTATGGTGCCCAAGAATGTAATCCTTCTGTCACCACGGCTTATCTTGCCCAATGAGTTGCAGAAGGATATTACTATTGTGGATTTTGACTTGCCAGATTATCGGGATATCAAGCAGAGTTTGAAGCGAATTATTAATGATAACCGGGGGAATACAAAGATTCGCTTTGACCTTGATGAAAACAGTAGTGAAGAACTGGCGAGAGCCGCACAGGGACTTACATTACAGGAGGCTGAAAACGCTTTTGCCCGCGCCATCGTGGAGCGGGGGTGCTTGGACAAGGACAGCAGGGACATTATTGTTGAAGAAAAACGGCAGATTATCAAGAAAACAGGTGTATTGGAATATATACAGAGTGACTTAAATTTGGACGATGTTGGTGGCTTGGGAAATCTAAAAAAATGGTTGCTTAAACGTAATAATTCGTGGCAGGCACGGGCGGCCAAGTATAGTTTGCCTGCACCTAAAGGTGTGCTTATCACAGGTGTACCTGGTTGTGGCAAGAGCCTTACCGCTAAGGCTATAAGTGCCATGTGGAAACTTCCGCTACTTCGCATGGATGTAGGTAAGATTTTTAGCGGGATTGTAGGAAGTAGTGAGGAGAATATGCGCAATGCCATCAAGACCGCTGAAGCGGCGGCCCCCAGTATCCTCTGGATTGATGAGATTGAAAAGGGGTTCAGTGGGGTAAGTGGCTCCGGTGACAGTGGTACGTCAACGCGTGTTTTTGGCACATTCTTGACATGGATGCAGGAAAAGAAAGAACCTGTATTTGTGGTGGCTACCGCCAATAATATCCATGCGTTGCCCTCGGAAATGATGAGAAAAGGGCGTTTTGATGAAATTTTCTTTGTGGATTTGCCTACCGCCGCTGAAAGAAAAGCTATTTTTAAGGTACATTTGATGCGGCGGCTTAAAGATAAGGATGTCAGGGGGAGTTTTGACTGGGATGAAACAGCACTCAATCATTTGGCTGATGAAACGGAGGGCTTTGTGGGGGCAGAGATAGAAAATGCTGTTACCAGTGGACTCTTTGAAGCGTTCTGTGAAAATCGCGCCATTCGTATGGAGGATTTTGATAAGGCAATTACAAATACTGTTCCCTTGGTGGTTACTCAGGCCGAGCAGATATCCGCTATCAGAGCTTGGGCTAATGTGCGGGCGGTGGCAGCGACAGCACCAGAGGACAGGCAGGACTATGTGAGAGATAATTCTGCTGCAGGAAACGGAAATGGTGAACCAGAGAAAAAAGAGGATGTATTTCAGCAACGGGGCGGCAGAACAATAGATATTTAA